In the Fodinicurvata sediminis DSM 21159 genome, GAAAGATGCCGACAAGCTGATCATGCACACCGAGCAAACCCTGGAGATGAAGAGGGGCGCCGGTGGCACCAGTGTCATTACGCCAAACGATGAAGTCTATATCCGTAACAACCTGCCCGCTCCCGACGACTCTGTCGTGGCCGACCGGGATGCCTGGGAAGTCTCGATCGAAGGCGTGAACAACCCACGCACCTTGACCGTAGGGGACCTGAAAAACATCGGCATCGAGACCGTGGCCACGGTCCTGCAGTGTTCCGGCAACGGGCGAGGCTTCTATGACCACGAAACAAGTGGTTCGCAATGGCTCACCGGTGCAGCAGGCTGTGTGCTCTGGAGCGGCGCCCCCATGCGCAAGGTGGTCGAGGAGCTTGGCGGGATAGCCGATGGCGGCGTCTTCATGACCTCCACTGGCGGCGAGGAACTGCCCGACGGCGTCGACGAGAAGTCCATCATCGTCGAGCGCTCGGTCCCAAAGGAAGCCATGGAAAATGCCATCCTGGCCTGGGAGATGAACGGCGACGAGATGCCATTGGCACACGGCGGTCCGCTGCGCATGATCGTGCCCGGGTATTACGGCATCAACAATGTGAAGTACGTCAAGCGCGTCGCCTTCACCGAACAG is a window encoding:
- a CDS encoding sulfite oxidase; translated protein: MESARIHRRHFLIGSAGTAGAIAAAGVTGASFPAFADEMELPDYVSWKDADKLIMHTEQTLEMKRGAGGTSVITPNDEVYIRNNLPAPDDSVVADRDAWEVSIEGVNNPRTLTVGDLKNIGIETVATVLQCSGNGRGFYDHETSGSQWLTGAAGCVLWSGAPMRKVVEELGGIADGGVFMTSTGGEELPDGVDEKSIIVERSVPKEAMENAILAWEMNGDEMPLAHGGPLRMIVPGYYGINNVKYVKRVAFTEQETDANIQASGYRVRPVGVDGAPDQPSMWEMQVKSWVTHPLKDSDSGRVQIYGVAFGGMNPVDKVEVSLDGGDSWQEASFIGPDLGRYAWRPFLLTADLDPGDYVITSRATDSQGNVQPQSTEPNHRGYDYNGWDRLAVEVTVV